Proteins from a genomic interval of Aureibacillus halotolerans:
- a CDS encoding SPFH domain-containing protein: MSFFRSQLANVVEWEEFRDDMIFWKWSNNEIKKGSRLIIRPGQDAIFLNNGKIEGVFEDDGEYDIESQIVPFLSTLKGFRFGFNSGMRVEVLFVNTKEFTVRWGTRSAINIPTPQLPGGMPIRANGTFNFKVTDYVALIDKIAGVKERYLVEDVKIRITAVLDQLLMKWITREGKDMFNLQANAFDISKGIQEDLDMKILDNGLKITGFNIGSFNYPKEIQDMVTKTASHGMISDVGKYQQVEMTDGIAKGKIQSGGVMSDMTGMMMGMNVANKMMENMNQSEVKQQNQSQAQNQNQGQAQNQSPPPAQNANGNSAIPNFCPNCGNKTTGTNFCPNCGNKLV, encoded by the coding sequence ATGTCATTTTTTAGAAGCCAGTTAGCCAATGTAGTGGAGTGGGAAGAGTTTCGCGATGATATGATTTTTTGGAAATGGAGCAACAATGAAATTAAAAAAGGCAGTCGGCTGATTATTCGACCTGGTCAGGATGCCATTTTCTTAAACAACGGAAAAATTGAGGGCGTGTTTGAAGATGATGGCGAGTACGATATTGAGTCACAGATTGTCCCGTTTCTGTCAACGTTAAAAGGGTTTCGATTTGGATTCAATAGCGGCATGCGGGTCGAAGTGCTTTTCGTTAATACAAAGGAATTTACCGTTCGTTGGGGGACACGAAGCGCCATTAATATTCCGACGCCTCAGCTTCCAGGAGGCATGCCAATCCGTGCGAACGGGACATTTAATTTTAAAGTAACGGATTACGTAGCGCTCATCGATAAAATCGCTGGTGTGAAGGAGCGTTATTTAGTAGAAGACGTCAAGATTCGCATTACAGCCGTGCTTGATCAGCTACTGATGAAATGGATCACACGAGAAGGCAAGGATATGTTTAATCTCCAGGCGAATGCATTTGATATTTCCAAAGGCATTCAAGAAGACCTTGATATGAAGATTCTTGATAACGGCTTAAAGATCACAGGCTTCAATATTGGGAGCTTCAATTATCCGAAGGAAATTCAAGATATGGTGACGAAAACAGCCTCTCACGGCATGATCAGCGACGTAGGGAAATACCAGCAGGTCGAAATGACCGATGGCATCGCCAAAGGAAAAATTCAAAGTGGAGGCGTCATGTCTGACATGACCGGCATGATGATGGGCATGAATGTGGCAAATAAGATGATGGAAAATATGAACCAAAGCGAAGTGAAACAACAGAACCAAAGCCAAGCACAAAACCAAAATCAAGGGCAGGCACAAAATCAAAGCCCGCCGCCTGCACAAAACGCGAACGGAAATAGCGCGATACCAAACTTTTGTCCCAATTGTGGAAACAAAACGACGGGAACGAATTTCTGTCCGAATTGCGGAAATAAGCTTGTGTAA
- a CDS encoding TPM domain-containing protein, whose amino-acid sequence MVKRISLSHFLIVFLIGLTLLPFVPQHGFAAEEKTYIYDNAGLLTDEEKAKLAALAAENSEKQDTDFIVLTTDDSEVNDIKTYIQDFYDETMPGSNAAILGVDMNKRDFYVAGFYKAEELLSNERADLVVEKITPYLSDREYAKAFETFIVTAEDYMTYRAGVNPDNILFKWWFQIVVALVVAGGIVGVMVYNSGGKVTVHQGTYLDQNRSSVLAKKDTYVRTSVTKTRKPQNNKSSGGGGTTSGGHSHSGSRGSF is encoded by the coding sequence ATGGTAAAGCGCATCTCTTTATCCCATTTTCTCATTGTCTTTCTTATTGGCTTGACGCTTTTACCGTTTGTGCCGCAGCACGGTTTTGCTGCGGAAGAAAAAACCTACATTTATGACAACGCCGGTCTTTTGACGGACGAGGAAAAAGCGAAGCTCGCTGCTTTAGCTGCAGAGAACAGCGAAAAACAGGACACGGATTTTATCGTGCTGACAACGGATGATTCCGAGGTCAATGATATCAAAACGTACATTCAGGATTTTTATGACGAAACGATGCCCGGGAGCAATGCAGCCATCCTTGGGGTGGACATGAACAAAAGAGATTTCTATGTTGCAGGCTTCTACAAAGCAGAGGAGCTTCTAAGCAACGAGCGCGCTGACCTTGTTGTGGAGAAAATCACTCCATATTTGAGCGACAGAGAGTATGCAAAAGCGTTCGAAACCTTTATTGTCACAGCCGAAGATTATATGACGTACCGTGCTGGTGTAAACCCAGACAACATCCTCTTTAAATGGTGGTTTCAAATTGTAGTAGCTCTTGTTGTCGCTGGCGGGATTGTCGGAGTCATGGTATATAATTCCGGAGGGAAAGTGACTGTCCATCAAGGAACTTATTTAGATCAGAATCGCTCAAGCGTGTTGGCGAAAAAGGACACTTATGTACGAACGAGCGTAACTAAAACACGCAAGCCGCAGAACAACAAATCAAGTGGAGGCGGTGGGACCACGAGTGGTGGTCATTCGCACAGCGGAAGCAGAGGTAGCTTTTAA
- a CDS encoding BclA C-terminal domain-containing protein: MNRQHIGMIGLAWLLVVATFLTPDFVNAKNWTGNVSTAEIIVDGSPLTYKDGTKVHPVNVDGRLYLPLRTMASSLAMNVIWDQKNNTVNLSQGGVKTAVVNTMPSQDTWAGVSSSAKITVNGQHIPLIDGEGNSVEPIAFDNSLYVPIRAVTTSFGANIEWDSERQSVKVHSVTPPVANSPGPAGIDGQDGEDGNDGEDGRDGQDGDDGSDGKDGKDGRDGEDGERGPKGEQGERGPKGEQGERGPEGPIGPQGPAGPPGSGDGSGEPGPQGPEGPRGPEGPQGPQGEQGPAGPAGPEGPQGEQGPAGPPGTGEGIPGPQGPKGDPGPQGIQGEPGPQGPPGTSEGIPGPKGDPGPIGPVGPIGPQGIQGEIGPQGPAGPAGIQGDPGPQGPIGPAGPSTEISSYAFATNSGGTITSSLGGKRVPLPSGVVAKNITASEGLFTVSEEGVYEISYQIYLQFSSQAGTQINVNGSGYPPSTIPALTNRDNYSATVLVKLNAGDSVSLQLFGVLDTARLQSHHGASLLIKKID; encoded by the coding sequence TTGAACAGACAACACATTGGAATGATAGGGTTGGCATGGCTTTTGGTCGTTGCTACTTTTCTAACACCTGATTTCGTGAATGCGAAAAACTGGACTGGGAACGTATCGACGGCTGAAATTATAGTGGATGGTTCTCCACTTACCTACAAGGATGGCACGAAGGTTCATCCAGTTAATGTTGATGGCAGGTTGTATCTGCCATTACGAACAATGGCGAGTTCGCTAGCGATGAACGTGATTTGGGATCAAAAGAACAATACGGTTAACTTGTCGCAAGGAGGAGTGAAAACAGCAGTTGTTAATACGATGCCAAGCCAAGACACCTGGGCAGGCGTGTCGAGCTCAGCGAAAATAACGGTGAATGGCCAACACATTCCACTTATAGACGGAGAAGGCAACTCAGTAGAGCCGATCGCCTTTGACAACAGTCTGTATGTCCCAATACGTGCGGTAACAACATCGTTTGGCGCAAACATTGAGTGGGACTCAGAGCGTCAAAGTGTCAAGGTCCATTCTGTAACTCCGCCAGTGGCAAATTCTCCTGGACCAGCAGGTATTGATGGTCAAGATGGTGAAGATGGTAATGATGGGGAAGATGGCCGAGATGGTCAGGATGGTGACGATGGAAGTGACGGTAAAGACGGCAAGGATGGCAGAGATGGAGAAGATGGCGAACGTGGGCCAAAGGGGGAGCAAGGAGAGCGTGGGCCGAAGGGAGAACAAGGTGAACGTGGCCCCGAAGGCCCAATAGGTCCTCAAGGCCCAGCAGGTCCTCCAGGATCAGGGGATGGAAGTGGTGAACCAGGTCCTCAAGGCCCCGAAGGCCCTCGTGGTCCCGAAGGTCCCCAAGGCCCACAGGGAGAGCAAGGTCCGGCTGGTCCAGCAGGTCCCGAAGGTCCACAGGGAGAGCAAGGCCCAGCAGGTCCCCCGGGAACAGGCGAAGGAATCCCTGGACCTCAGGGACCTAAGGGAGATCCCGGTCCTCAGGGCATCCAAGGTGAACCAGGTCCCCAAGGTCCTCCAGGTACAAGTGAAGGCATTCCAGGACCAAAAGGGGATCCAGGCCCTATAGGTCCGGTCGGCCCCATTGGTCCCCAAGGCATTCAAGGTGAGATCGGTCCCCAAGGTCCAGCCGGCCCAGCAGGTATTCAAGGAGATCCAGGTCCCCAAGGTCCAATTGGTCCAGCGGGGCCAAGCACAGAAATATCCAGCTATGCGTTTGCAACAAACTCAGGGGGAACAATCACGAGTTCTTTGGGGGGCAAACGGGTACCTCTTCCTTCTGGCGTCGTTGCCAAAAACATTACTGCCTCCGAAGGTTTGTTTACTGTATCAGAAGAAGGCGTGTATGAAATCTCTTATCAAATCTATTTGCAATTTTCATCACAAGCGGGAACGCAGATTAATGTAAATGGGAGTGGGTATCCCCCAAGCACCATTCCCGCATTAACGAACAGAGATAATTACTCCGCAACTGTACTAGTAAAGCTTAATGCGGGTGACAGCGTGTCGTTACAATTGTTTGGTGTCTTGGACACTGCAAGGCTCCAATCTCATCATGGCGCTTCGTTGTTAATTAAAAAAATAGATTGA
- a CDS encoding 3' terminal RNA ribose 2'-O-methyltransferase Hen1 has translation MQLTIKATGSDVSALSYLLAKNPANLYERKVKEHFVRFFFGTFSDTFVEATIFVTPDPLALVTHKNSYDITHYINDREFVASSIFCSLCKSALATALNGLPNTAYANYVDMTFPLTFTVGPIASGLSDEHVELLFKPLGYDVTFQYQSSESDVEKGSARMLTIQGLTTLQAGLRQLFVLLPVLDDYKHYYIDEKEMEKLERYGEGWLDEHPEKALIYRRALRFKELYAPLQNDEETQEKTPKRSLNHQRYEAIASTIATFPNRARVIDLGAGEGKLLERLRLIPGIEELLAVEPSQAMLLRAMKAIEVSTEDGIKPTLLQGSLFYYDHRLLDSDVIVLCEVIEHIDEERLPACMAMILDEYRPGALIITTPNKEYNQLYDMPEERRHHDHRFEWTRDQFTDWCYKINEGQSYDLTFSGIGDDNEIYGQPTQMCVFTRKEARL, from the coding sequence ATGCAGCTAACCATAAAGGCAACTGGGTCAGATGTCAGTGCATTGTCTTATCTTTTAGCCAAAAACCCCGCCAACCTTTATGAACGCAAGGTGAAGGAGCACTTCGTACGATTCTTTTTCGGAACTTTCAGTGATACATTTGTTGAGGCGACGATTTTTGTCACTCCGGATCCATTGGCACTTGTCACTCATAAAAATTCTTATGACATTACACATTATATAAATGATCGTGAATTTGTGGCGAGCAGTATTTTTTGTTCTCTATGCAAAAGTGCTTTGGCCACTGCACTGAATGGGTTGCCGAATACAGCGTACGCCAATTACGTTGATATGACATTCCCGTTGACGTTTACCGTTGGACCGATCGCCTCGGGCTTATCCGATGAACATGTAGAGTTGTTATTCAAGCCCCTTGGTTATGACGTTACGTTTCAGTATCAGTCTTCAGAGAGTGACGTTGAAAAGGGTTCTGCCAGAATGCTCACCATTCAAGGACTAACGACCTTGCAAGCAGGTTTGCGTCAGTTGTTTGTTTTATTGCCAGTCCTAGATGACTATAAGCATTACTATATTGACGAGAAAGAAATGGAGAAGCTGGAGCGTTATGGAGAAGGGTGGTTAGACGAGCATCCTGAGAAGGCATTGATTTATCGACGGGCGTTGCGTTTTAAAGAGTTGTATGCGCCTCTTCAAAACGATGAGGAAACGCAAGAAAAGACTCCTAAAAGGTCGTTAAATCACCAACGGTACGAAGCAATTGCAAGCACAATAGCAACCTTTCCAAATCGTGCACGTGTAATTGACCTTGGTGCTGGAGAAGGTAAACTTCTAGAGCGACTGCGTCTTATACCAGGTATTGAAGAACTTCTTGCCGTTGAGCCATCACAGGCCATGCTGTTGCGCGCTATGAAAGCTATCGAAGTGTCTACTGAAGACGGAATCAAGCCTACGCTTCTTCAGGGCTCGTTGTTTTATTATGATCATCGATTATTGGATAGCGACGTCATCGTTCTCTGTGAAGTCATTGAACACATTGATGAGGAACGCTTGCCTGCTTGCATGGCGATGATTTTGGATGAATATCGTCCAGGTGCTCTGATCATTACAACACCTAACAAGGAATACAACCAACTCTATGACATGCCAGAGGAACGACGACACCACGATCACCGTTTTGAGTGGACAAGAGATCAGTTTACCGATTGGTGCTATAAGATAAACGAAGGTCAATCCTATGATTTAACGTTTTCTGGCATTGGTGACGACAATGAAATCTATGGGCAACCGACCCAAATGTGTGTATTTACAAGAAAGGAGGCGCGTTTATGA
- a CDS encoding polynucleotide kinase-phosphatase, with protein sequence MKITLPHAGIVVLVGASNSGKTTMLERLVHEKKVLPSEIVSSDSFREAVGDTDFIQWKQRPKHESDVLYERYETLSKEAFSVMHQLVEARCRMNKLTIIDATHLQPEYRRVYVNMAKATHVPVVAVLLDVPLDLLLERDATRLHSRGKKRVEQQNQQFRKERRDIDKEEFDNVYVVHSPESLELFRASHPLQIDVGSGIDVIGDVHGCYEELIALLDKLGYRENEDGLYIHPEGRRFLSLGDIMSRGPQSLETMRFFLIHIKKGLAYMTDSNHGWKIARWFDGRRVKLTHGDELMEKEWNAYASTAPKQEVDQLKQELKTMLLQAPSHYLLEQNNVVTAVVTHAGMKDKWIGKQSAAISDMCRYGETEGTDDTGRPIRKDWTVTHKTSELIIWGHDPRPQPLLVQQTMNIDQGVVFGGQLTALRYPERVIVSVDAKKDYAEMKDSPLVRWEQKRLKPPGISNYLQGYRVDTEELGTVRLASTLVKSAIETFSTAALPLEQIPYLPPTMSPPPKPSSRPDYLEHPEGAIAYFRAHGVDRLIAQKKHMGSRAVILLFANDDAAKRTIGTAIRGVIYTRTGRRFFDPLMEEKVLHTMQSELLENGYFRDYETDYVLLDTEIMPWNLKAADLIQRQYGHVAKTALLDREQLLQKLEMSTQEYEKLDEWIAEYKHKYANAEAFARVFQRYCWPVTGLKDIQIAPFHVLAHSDQTFEKHPHSWHMEMNKTLAERSTLFVETDYREITDEASEVACTTWWEELTEAGHEGIVIKPQSFVPRYKGKLIQPALKVRGRSYLSMIYGMDYLDTENLVRLKGRKTGKKQKMALKEFALGLEGVRRFVDRQTLERVHECVLATLAMESDPADPRL encoded by the coding sequence ATGAAAATAACGCTTCCTCACGCAGGTATCGTGGTGCTTGTCGGAGCATCCAACAGCGGGAAAACGACAATGTTGGAGCGGCTCGTTCATGAAAAGAAGGTTCTTCCATCTGAAATCGTCAGCTCCGATTCGTTTCGAGAAGCAGTCGGGGACACCGATTTTATACAATGGAAACAACGACCAAAACACGAGTCTGATGTTCTTTATGAACGGTACGAGACCCTTTCAAAAGAGGCATTTTCGGTGATGCATCAGCTCGTCGAAGCACGCTGTCGCATGAATAAGTTGACGATTATTGATGCGACTCATCTCCAGCCAGAATACCGCCGTGTCTACGTGAACATGGCGAAAGCCACCCATGTGCCCGTTGTTGCTGTATTGTTGGATGTGCCCCTCGATCTATTGCTCGAACGTGACGCTACCCGTTTACACTCTCGAGGAAAAAAACGTGTCGAGCAGCAAAACCAGCAATTTAGAAAAGAAAGACGAGACATTGATAAAGAAGAGTTTGACAATGTATATGTGGTCCATTCACCTGAAAGTCTTGAGCTTTTTCGTGCCTCACATCCGCTTCAAATTGATGTCGGTTCAGGGATTGATGTCATAGGTGATGTGCACGGCTGTTATGAGGAGCTTATTGCCTTGCTAGACAAACTGGGTTACAGAGAAAATGAGGACGGGTTGTACATTCATCCAGAGGGGCGTCGCTTTCTGTCGCTTGGAGATATTATGAGCCGCGGGCCCCAGTCGTTGGAGACGATGCGCTTTTTTCTGATACATATCAAAAAAGGTCTAGCCTATATGACCGACAGCAACCATGGCTGGAAGATTGCACGATGGTTTGACGGACGTCGAGTAAAGCTGACGCATGGTGATGAATTGATGGAGAAAGAGTGGAACGCCTATGCATCTACGGCACCGAAACAAGAAGTGGATCAACTAAAACAAGAGTTGAAAACAATGTTGCTTCAGGCGCCATCTCATTATTTGCTAGAGCAGAACAATGTCGTGACCGCCGTTGTAACGCATGCAGGGATGAAGGATAAATGGATAGGCAAGCAGTCTGCTGCCATTTCGGACATGTGTCGGTATGGCGAAACGGAGGGAACTGACGACACTGGACGACCGATTCGCAAGGATTGGACTGTTACCCATAAGACAAGTGAGCTTATCATCTGGGGACACGATCCACGACCGCAACCATTATTGGTTCAGCAGACGATGAACATCGACCAAGGCGTCGTGTTTGGTGGTCAGCTAACAGCGCTTCGGTATCCTGAACGAGTCATCGTTTCTGTGGATGCCAAAAAAGATTACGCAGAAATGAAGGACAGCCCACTCGTTCGTTGGGAGCAAAAACGTCTTAAGCCCCCAGGCATTTCAAACTACTTGCAGGGATACCGTGTGGACACGGAAGAGCTAGGAACGGTGAGGCTAGCCTCAACCTTGGTGAAGAGTGCGATTGAAACATTTTCAACGGCTGCTCTCCCACTAGAGCAAATCCCGTATTTGCCCCCAACGATGAGCCCACCGCCGAAGCCTTCCAGCAGACCGGATTATCTCGAGCATCCAGAGGGGGCAATTGCCTATTTCCGAGCTCATGGTGTAGATAGGTTGATTGCACAGAAAAAGCATATGGGAAGCCGTGCTGTGATTTTGTTATTTGCAAATGACGATGCAGCAAAGCGAACGATTGGGACAGCTATTCGAGGGGTCATCTACACGAGAACAGGGCGTCGCTTCTTTGATCCGTTGATGGAAGAAAAAGTGCTGCACACAATGCAATCAGAGTTGCTTGAAAACGGGTATTTTCGCGATTATGAAACGGACTACGTGCTGCTGGATACAGAAATAATGCCATGGAACTTAAAAGCAGCGGATTTGATTCAGCGTCAATACGGTCATGTGGCGAAAACAGCTCTACTTGATCGGGAACAGCTGCTGCAAAAACTTGAAATGTCGACGCAAGAATACGAAAAATTGGATGAATGGATTGCAGAATACAAACATAAATACGCCAATGCAGAGGCCTTTGCTCGTGTCTTCCAAAGGTACTGTTGGCCAGTTACGGGATTGAAAGATATACAAATTGCCCCGTTTCACGTGCTTGCGCACAGCGATCAAACCTTTGAAAAGCACCCACATTCATGGCATATGGAAATGAATAAGACGCTGGCTGAGCGTTCCACACTGTTTGTGGAAACCGACTATAGAGAGATCACTGATGAGGCATCAGAGGTGGCTTGCACAACATGGTGGGAAGAGTTAACAGAGGCCGGGCATGAAGGGATTGTCATTAAACCACAGTCTTTTGTTCCACGATACAAAGGAAAGCTCATTCAACCTGCACTAAAGGTTCGTGGCCGTTCTTACTTGTCAATGATCTATGGGATGGACTATCTTGATACGGAAAACCTCGTTCGGCTAAAAGGAAGAAAGACAGGCAAAAAGCAAAAAATGGCCTTAAAGGAATTTGCACTAGGTTTAGAAGGAGTGCGTCGTTTCGTTGATAGGCAAACACTTGAACGTGTGCATGAGTGTGTCCTCGCTACACTTGCGATGGAGTCAGATCCTGCGGACCCGAGGCTTTAA
- a CDS encoding AraC family transcriptional regulator yields MKDKLRVSYRQSDENGSYKSFVSHSHDTFEIYFFHSGDCKYHIGDRIHQLLPNDLILMNGLTLHGATPSPHVPYIRSVLQFSQPWIMPILEAHQVPELLSPFNHLNNFLFREIPNGVLQEIDQLFSDITTLYTSPPNVVSQPDEEGIRERLYEGRLSTLLVQLLFTIHSLSHAKLEMLPPQESERHKHVDAAAAWVQNYFQRPISLNDMASSLNISKYHMCRTFKEVTGMTIMKYLMSVRVNRAKYLLEMDPSKSILDVTLESGFENASHFSRAFRQHANMTPSQYRKRWQRQDMMKS; encoded by the coding sequence ATGAAGGACAAGCTTAGGGTATCGTACCGTCAGTCCGATGAAAATGGGTCATACAAAAGCTTTGTGTCTCATTCGCATGATACGTTTGAAATCTATTTTTTCCATAGTGGTGATTGCAAGTACCATATCGGGGATCGGATTCATCAGTTGCTACCAAATGATCTTATTCTCATGAATGGGTTGACGTTGCACGGTGCGACTCCATCCCCGCATGTTCCTTATATAAGAAGTGTGCTGCAGTTTTCACAGCCATGGATCATGCCCATTCTTGAAGCTCATCAGGTGCCTGAGTTGCTCTCGCCATTTAATCACTTAAACAATTTTTTGTTCCGTGAGATTCCAAATGGAGTGTTGCAAGAGATTGATCAGCTATTTAGCGACATTACGACGCTGTATACGTCTCCGCCCAATGTTGTGAGTCAACCAGATGAAGAAGGGATAAGGGAACGGTTGTATGAAGGGCGATTGTCGACCCTTCTTGTGCAGCTTCTTTTTACAATTCATTCGCTTAGTCACGCAAAGTTGGAGATGCTCCCCCCTCAAGAATCTGAACGGCACAAGCATGTGGATGCAGCTGCTGCTTGGGTGCAAAACTATTTCCAACGACCAATTTCATTAAACGACATGGCGAGCAGCCTCAACATAAGCAAATACCATATGTGTCGCACCTTTAAAGAAGTCACAGGCATGACCATTATGAAGTATTTGATGTCGGTGCGAGTCAATCGAGCAAAATACTTGTTGGAGATGGACCCGAGCAAATCAATTCTCGACGTGACGTTAGAATCCGGATTTGAGAATGCCTCCCACTTTAGTCGAGCATTTCGCCAGCATGCCAACATGACACCATCGCAATACCGTAAACGCTGGCAGCGACAAGATATGATGAAAAGCTAA
- a CDS encoding TFIIB-type zinc ribbon-containing protein yields MVIHYKCPSCGSDMAFDSGSGMLSCQSCGREDNIATFSDEYKQMSFSEDEAKEYQCENCGAVVITEADTTATSCSFCGAGVVLGDRLSGALAPKQVIPFKISKEEAREAFKKWCKNGLLTPKGFMDGNRIKEMTGMYVPFWLYDINSKAQVNATGKKVRKYTRGDYIYTETKHYDIYRDVNLTYANVPADASEKMSDTLMDKLEPYHYAELKEFKTPYLAGYLAEKYNYDDKQLFPRIKERVSDFVDDYVQSTISGYSSVSYSGKSISSRQEKADYVLFPVWMVYYDFDKQQHTFAMNGQTGKVVGKPPLSMQKIAAWFGGIAGGTFVLMKIVAVLMGGGLW; encoded by the coding sequence TTGGTTATCCATTATAAATGTCCTAGCTGTGGGTCAGACATGGCCTTTGACAGTGGGTCAGGAATGCTTTCCTGTCAAAGTTGTGGGCGGGAAGACAATATCGCAACGTTTTCTGATGAGTATAAGCAAATGTCCTTTTCAGAGGATGAGGCAAAAGAGTACCAATGTGAAAACTGTGGGGCTGTCGTAATTACAGAAGCCGATACGACAGCAACATCGTGCAGTTTCTGTGGAGCAGGCGTTGTCCTTGGCGACCGCTTATCGGGCGCATTGGCACCTAAACAGGTCATTCCGTTTAAGATTAGTAAGGAAGAGGCGCGCGAAGCCTTTAAAAAATGGTGTAAGAACGGATTGCTGACGCCAAAAGGGTTCATGGACGGCAATCGTATTAAAGAAATGACAGGCATGTATGTGCCCTTTTGGCTTTATGATATTAATAGTAAAGCCCAAGTAAACGCAACAGGCAAAAAGGTACGAAAATACACTCGAGGGGATTATATTTACACAGAAACGAAGCATTATGATATTTACCGAGATGTGAATCTTACGTATGCCAATGTTCCTGCGGATGCTTCTGAAAAAATGAGTGATACACTCATGGATAAATTAGAGCCATACCATTATGCAGAGCTAAAGGAATTTAAAACGCCGTACCTCGCAGGCTACCTAGCTGAGAAGTACAATTACGACGACAAGCAGCTGTTCCCACGGATAAAAGAGCGAGTTAGTGACTTCGTGGATGACTATGTGCAATCCACTATCTCGGGGTATTCCTCCGTAAGCTACAGTGGCAAATCAATTTCCTCACGGCAGGAAAAAGCCGACTACGTGCTGTTTCCTGTCTGGATGGTGTATTACGATTTTGACAAACAGCAGCACACGTTTGCGATGAACGGGCAAACAGGCAAGGTCGTAGGCAAGCCGCCTTTAAGCATGCAAAAAATCGCTGCCTGGTTTGGCGGTATTGCGGGCGGAACCTTTGTGCTGATGAAAATCGTTGCGGTCTTGATGGGCGGTGGCTTATGGTAA
- a CDS encoding WYL domain-containing protein: MEAGDRVEIIYMAENGALTKRMIKVLSQTDTHIKALCYAKRSQRTFKKASILGCYKRYVQ; encoded by the coding sequence ATGGAGGCTGGAGACAGAGTGGAGATTATTTATATGGCCGAGAATGGAGCGCTCACAAAACGGATGATTAAAGTGCTATCGCAAACGGATACGCATATAAAGGCACTTTGTTATGCAAAGCGTTCTCAGCGCACATTTAAAAAAGCATCTATTTTGGGGTGTTATAAACGGTATGTACAATGA
- a CDS encoding ABC transporter permease: MLAVFMTQWVKEKRAPILSLLFLALSIAAALLFGTTAQQPSTVDVFLGEELSEEETERWMTLLNQSETFVFQRTDERTAIEKLEKGRSDIVLKLLKDDYRLISAVQLPGLQFIEHYVQQVFTDEMQLRETAEKMTNPKVYRQNVASQMADPPLSVDIRGLEGTEFVPHNMQLQLLFGFTLLFVMFTVGFKLNAIAKEKVAGIWDRLIVSPVHKSGIYTGHLLYAWTIGIVHVLLIFLLFHYVFSFELNEHLIGLLAISALFLFTVVSMTLLIAGMTRTPEQFDMIFPVLVPLMPLISGVYMPPGAMTNDGLLLLAEFLPLTHAMEAMLGLAVYDQSLTDLFLPLAKLLLMAVLFMGIGMNLVERKALRR; the protein is encoded by the coding sequence ATGCTTGCTGTTTTCATGACACAATGGGTAAAGGAAAAACGTGCCCCTATCCTATCCTTACTCTTTTTAGCCCTAAGTATCGCTGCGGCTCTTCTTTTCGGAACAACTGCACAGCAACCTTCTACGGTCGATGTCTTTTTAGGTGAGGAGCTTTCTGAGGAAGAGACAGAGCGATGGATGACGTTGCTAAATCAATCGGAGACGTTTGTCTTTCAAAGAACCGATGAACGCACAGCTATCGAAAAACTGGAAAAGGGTCGGTCTGATATTGTACTGAAGCTTCTCAAGGACGACTATCGTCTCATATCTGCTGTCCAGCTTCCTGGTCTTCAGTTCATCGAGCACTATGTCCAGCAAGTGTTCACCGATGAGATGCAGCTGAGAGAGACTGCTGAGAAGATGACAAATCCGAAAGTGTATCGTCAAAACGTAGCCTCACAAATGGCTGATCCCCCTCTCTCCGTTGATATTAGAGGCCTTGAAGGAACAGAGTTCGTCCCACACAATATGCAATTACAGCTCCTCTTTGGGTTTACGTTGCTTTTCGTCATGTTCACAGTAGGCTTCAAATTAAATGCCATCGCGAAAGAAAAAGTGGCTGGCATTTGGGACCGTCTCATTGTCTCACCTGTGCACAAATCGGGCATATACACAGGACACCTCCTCTATGCTTGGACCATTGGGATCGTTCATGTCCTACTCATTTTTTTACTCTTTCATTACGTGTTCTCCTTTGAGCTGAATGAACACCTAATCGGCCTTTTGGCCATTTCGGCTTTGTTCCTCTTCACCGTTGTCTCAATGACGTTGCTGATCGCTGGCATGACAAGGACTCCCGAACAATTCGATATGATTTTCCCAGTACTGGTTCCTTTAATGCCACTAATTAGCGGCGTGTATATGCCGCCAGGGGCAATGACAAATGATGGTTTGTTGCTTCTGGCAGAATTTCTCCCTTTAACACACGCTATGGAGGCAATGCTAGGGCTCGCCGTTTATGACCAGTCATTGACTGATCTTTTTCTCCCTCTCGCTAAGCTCTTGCTGATGGCTGTCCTTTTTATGGGCATTGGGATGAATCTTGTGGAACGTAAAGCCCTAAGGCGTTAA